A stretch of Candidatus Symbiobacter mobilis CR DNA encodes these proteins:
- the pdxA gene encoding 4-hydroxythreonine-4-phosphate dehydrogenase PdxA — MHEGVIGAIGVIAITQGDPAGIGPEIIVQAFRDHPKLLQHCLVVGDVVTMRRATRIVAGNAIPIPLAVLEHPAQAMHCPAHCIPIWPPQGSLAQAMHDPAPLGQPSAQSGHWAGECVVWATNAALRGDVAAVVTAPLHKAAMAMAGPPYNAYPGHTEMLQELAAIHLQQSVAEIPVRMMLVNDVLRVVLHSTHLSLRDAIRAVTRESVVQSLLLTHQWLPRLLGRPPRIAVAGLNPHAGEEGLFGREEIDVLVPAIEDARRLGVAATGPYSPDTVFMRARTSGAGEFDVVLAMYHDQGLIPLKYLGLERGVNITLGLPIVRTSPDHGTAMGLAGRGVADATSLVEAVRIARLLCAHPLPGAVG; from the coding sequence GTGCATGAAGGGGTTATAGGGGCTATAGGGGTTATCGCCATCACCCAGGGGGATCCGGCAGGCATCGGCCCGGAAATCATCGTCCAAGCCTTTCGGGATCATCCCAAGCTGTTGCAGCATTGTTTGGTGGTCGGGGATGTCGTGACGATGCGCAGGGCTACCCGCATCGTCGCGGGAAACGCGATACCCATCCCACTGGCGGTGTTGGAACACCCAGCGCAAGCGATGCATTGCCCCGCCCATTGCATACCGATTTGGCCACCGCAGGGGAGCCTGGCCCAGGCCATGCATGACCCGGCGCCGCTAGGGCAACCGAGCGCGCAGTCAGGGCACTGGGCCGGGGAATGTGTGGTGTGGGCCACCAATGCGGCGCTGCGCGGGGACGTGGCTGCCGTGGTCACTGCCCCGTTGCACAAGGCTGCGATGGCGATGGCTGGCCCCCCCTACAACGCATACCCCGGTCATACCGAGATGCTGCAGGAATTGGCGGCCATCCACTTGCAGCAGTCTGTGGCAGAGATTCCCGTGCGGATGATGCTGGTCAACGACGTATTGCGTGTCGTGCTGCATTCGACGCATTTGTCGCTGCGCGATGCCATTCGCGCAGTCACCCGCGAAAGCGTCGTGCAATCGCTGTTGCTGACCCACCAATGGTTGCCCAGATTGCTGGGCAGGCCGCCACGAATCGCCGTTGCAGGCCTCAACCCCCACGCAGGGGAAGAAGGGCTGTTCGGCAGGGAAGAGATCGACGTACTGGTGCCGGCCATTGAGGATGCAAGGCGTCTGGGGGTCGCTGCGACGGGTCCATATTCTCCCGATACGGTGTTTATGCGTGCCCGTACCTCTGGGGCAGGAGAGTTCGATGTCGTCTTGGCCATGTACCACGACCAGGGGCTGATTCCCCTGAAGTACCTGGGGCTGGAACGGGGGGTCAACATCACCCTGGGTTTGCCGATCGTGCGTACCAGTCCCGATCATGGGACGGCGATGGGGCTGGCCGGTCGGGGGGTGGCCGATGCGACCAGTCTCGTCGAAGCCGTGCGCATCGCCCGGCTGCTGTGCGCGCATCCGCTGCCCGGCGCGGTAGGCTGA
- a CDS encoding glutathione S-transferase N-terminal domain-containing protein, which yields MMVLYSGTTCPFSHRCRFVLFEKGMDFEIRDVDLFNKPDDISVMNPYGQVPILVERELILYESNIINEYIDERFPHPQLMPGDPVDRARVRLFLFNFEKELFAHVTVLESRSHKITEKAMEKSRTYIRERLTQLSSVFLKNKFMMGDTFSILDVAIAPLLWRLDYYGIELSKNASPLLKYGERIFSRQSFIDALTPSEKVMRK from the coding sequence ATGATGGTGCTGTATTCGGGTACCACGTGTCCTTTTTCGCATCGATGCCGTTTCGTATTGTTCGAAAAAGGCATGGATTTCGAGATCCGCGATGTCGATCTGTTCAACAAACCGGACGATATTTCGGTCATGAACCCCTATGGGCAGGTTCCGATCCTGGTCGAGCGGGAATTGATCTTGTACGAATCGAACATCATCAACGAGTACATTGACGAGCGTTTCCCCCACCCGCAATTGATGCCTGGGGACCCGGTGGATCGTGCGCGCGTTCGGCTATTCCTGTTCAATTTTGAAAAGGAATTGTTCGCGCATGTCACCGTGCTGGAAAGCCGGTCGCACAAGATCACGGAAAAGGCTATGGAGAAGTCGCGCACGTACATTCGGGAACGGTTGACGCAGTTGTCTTCCGTCTTTCTCAAAAACAAATTCATGATGGGAGATACCTTTTCCATCCTCGACGTTGCGATTGCCCCCTTGTTGTGGAGGCTGGACTACTACGGTATCGAACTCAGCAAAAATGCTTCGCCGTTATTGAAATACGGTGAACGCATCTTTTCCCGGCAGTCTTTCATCGACGCGCTGACGCCTTCCGAAAAGGTGATGCGCAAGTAG
- a CDS encoding ClpXP protease specificity-enhancing factor — protein sequence MQQEDAMQRTPPLAPIRPYLVRAWYEWCVDQDLTPYLTVAVDGTVRVPQEYVKEDKIVLNVGPEAVSSLSIGNDVLEFKARFAGVVRQVWVPIGRIVSIHARENGQGMLFGPPEEAPQASDAAYSHSTHSSNPRQWPSGLHSMPGLLEEMEGKSDPPPPPRGRPALRRVK from the coding sequence TTGCAGCAGGAAGACGCGATGCAACGCACGCCGCCTTTGGCTCCCATCCGTCCTTACCTCGTTCGTGCTTGGTACGAATGGTGTGTGGATCAGGATCTGACCCCCTACCTCACCGTGGCGGTGGACGGCACGGTGCGTGTTCCGCAGGAATACGTCAAGGAAGACAAGATCGTCCTCAACGTTGGGCCTGAGGCCGTGTCCAGCTTGTCCATCGGCAACGATGTGCTGGAATTCAAGGCGCGCTTTGCCGGGGTAGTCCGGCAGGTTTGGGTTCCCATAGGCCGCATTGTGTCGATCCATGCGCGGGAGAATGGGCAGGGTATGCTCTTCGGCCCGCCGGAGGAAGCTCCGCAGGCCAGCGATGCTGCCTATTCGCACTCCACGCATTCCAGCAACCCCCGACAATGGCCCTCAGGTTTGCACAGCATGCCCGGTTTGCTGGAGGAAATGGAAGGAAAGTCCGATCCTCCGCCACCCCCCCGAGGTCGCCCAGCGCTTCGTCGGGTCAAATAA
- the glmM gene encoding phosphoglucosamine mutase gives MNRRFFGTDGIRGTVGIPPITPDFVLLLAHAVGRVLRRTLPKPTVLLGKDTRISGYMLESALESGFNSAGVDVVLLGPLPTPGVAYLTRAQRAALGVVISASHNPFEDNGIKFFSAQGSKLPDAWECDVEDMLDQPPQWASSSDLGRSRRLDDATGRYIEFCKSTFATHLSLGGLRIVVDAANGAAYQLAPKVFHELGAEVIAIGCSPDGRNINRECGATHPQTLVQAVLTHHADVGIALDGDADRVQMVDRNGRLFNGDELLYLMVDERLRANETVPGVVGTLMTNMAVELALSQRGIAFARAKVGDRYVLEELEQRGWQLGGEGSGHLLALDKHSTGDGLISALQVLQAMVRSGRSLSELLAGLTLFPQTLLNVRIPAGQTWQTIPGVTEAIDAVRAELGETGRVLIRPSGTEPVVRVMVEAPDAHEAERHAQHIAALLEQN, from the coding sequence ATGAATCGACGTTTTTTTGGCACCGACGGCATCCGTGGCACGGTCGGCATTCCGCCCATCACCCCGGATTTCGTATTGCTACTGGCCCATGCCGTCGGCCGCGTGCTGCGCCGTACCCTTCCCAAGCCCACCGTACTGCTGGGCAAGGACACGCGCATCTCGGGCTACATGCTGGAAAGCGCGCTCGAAAGCGGGTTCAACTCCGCAGGGGTCGATGTCGTGCTGCTAGGCCCACTCCCTACTCCAGGGGTGGCCTACCTTACCCGCGCCCAACGGGCTGCACTCGGCGTGGTGATCAGTGCCAGCCACAACCCTTTCGAGGACAACGGCATCAAATTTTTCAGCGCCCAAGGCAGCAAACTGCCCGATGCCTGGGAATGCGACGTGGAAGACATGCTCGATCAGCCTCCGCAGTGGGCGTCTTCCTCCGATTTGGGCCGCTCCCGTCGGCTGGACGACGCCACGGGCCGCTACATCGAGTTCTGCAAAAGCACCTTCGCCACCCATCTTTCGCTGGGCGGCCTGCGCATCGTCGTCGATGCTGCGAACGGGGCGGCGTACCAGTTGGCTCCCAAGGTCTTTCATGAATTGGGTGCGGAGGTCATCGCCATCGGTTGCTCTCCCGACGGACGGAACATCAATCGCGAATGCGGGGCCACGCACCCGCAGACGCTGGTGCAAGCCGTACTGACACACCATGCCGATGTGGGCATTGCCCTGGACGGCGATGCGGATCGCGTGCAGATGGTCGATCGCAATGGTCGTTTGTTCAATGGCGACGAGCTGCTGTATCTGATGGTCGACGAACGCCTGCGTGCCAACGAAACCGTCCCCGGCGTAGTCGGCACCCTGATGACCAACATGGCCGTGGAACTCGCGCTGTCGCAGCGCGGTATCGCCTTCGCGCGGGCCAAGGTGGGAGACCGCTACGTGCTCGAAGAGCTGGAACAGCGCGGCTGGCAACTGGGGGGGGAAGGCTCGGGCCATTTGCTTGCGCTCGACAAACATTCGACCGGCGACGGGTTGATTTCCGCCCTGCAAGTGCTGCAAGCGATGGTTCGCAGCGGGCGTTCCCTCTCCGAACTCTTGGCCGGATTGACGCTGTTCCCCCAAACCTTGCTCAACGTGCGGATTCCGGCAGGGCAGACCTGGCAAACAATTCCCGGCGTCACTGAAGCCATCGACGCCGTGCGCGCCGAGCTAGGCGAGACAGGCCGGGTATTGATCCGCCCCAGTGGCACCGAACCCGTCGTGCGGGTGATGGTCGAAGCCCCGGATGCCCACGAAGCCGAGCGTCACGCCCAACATATCGCAGCCCTGTTGGAGCAGAACTAG
- the folP gene encoding dihydropteroate synthase: MPTQAFWRTSRYQINLGRPQVMGIVNVTPDSFFDGGAHFTTRDALRHCERLILDGADILDIGGESSRPGAAPLGVEEELLRIGPVVQEVVRWGIPIAIDTYKPQVMQAMLDAGVDIVNDIWALRWGGAPNIPVPSSIIAAHPHCGVCLMHMHRDPQTMQIEPMHGDAVPAVHTFLQQVSAELVVMGVARERIVLDPGIGFGKTAHQNFSLLQRQCDLLDLGYPLLVGWSRKSSLANLSTGAALSVHERLPASLAAAVLAVERGARIVRVHDVRETVQALRLWMEVRLQGGVFNRG; the protein is encoded by the coding sequence ATGCCGACCCAGGCGTTTTGGCGCACCAGCCGCTACCAGATCAATTTGGGCCGTCCCCAAGTGATGGGGATCGTCAACGTCACCCCGGATTCCTTTTTTGACGGGGGAGCGCACTTCACCACCCGCGATGCCCTGCGCCATTGCGAACGGCTGATCCTCGACGGCGCGGACATCCTCGATATTGGCGGAGAGTCTTCGCGCCCCGGCGCAGCCCCGTTGGGGGTGGAAGAAGAGCTGCTGCGCATTGGCCCTGTCGTGCAAGAAGTGGTGCGTTGGGGCATTCCCATCGCCATAGATACGTACAAGCCCCAGGTGATGCAGGCCATGCTTGATGCGGGCGTGGACATCGTCAACGACATCTGGGCCTTGCGGTGGGGTGGCGCGCCGAACATCCCTGTGCCCTCGTCCATCATTGCTGCCCACCCCCACTGCGGCGTGTGCCTGATGCACATGCACCGCGACCCCCAAACCATGCAGATCGAACCGATGCATGGGGATGCCGTCCCTGCGGTACATACCTTTCTTCAGCAGGTCAGCGCGGAATTGGTGGTCATGGGTGTGGCACGCGAACGCATCGTCCTCGATCCCGGCATTGGCTTTGGCAAAACTGCGCACCAAAATTTCTCGCTGCTGCAACGGCAATGCGATCTGCTCGACCTCGGGTATCCCTTGCTGGTCGGCTGGTCACGCAAGTCCTCCCTGGCCAACCTGAGCACAGGGGCAGCGTTGTCCGTCCACGAACGCCTGCCAGCCAGCCTGGCAGCCGCCGTGCTGGCCGTCGAACGTGGCGCACGCATCGTCCGCGTGCATGACGTCCGCGAAACCGTGCAGGCATTGCGGCTGTGGATGGAAGTGCGTTTGCAGGGCGGGGTTTTCAACAGGGGGTAG